The proteins below come from a single Cupriavidus pauculus genomic window:
- the benA gene encoding benzoate 1,2-dioxygenase large subunit: MIPIHLDTGAGPARPQTPPHSVESLDRFLVEDKATGDYRLHRAAFTDEALFELEMKHIFEGNWIYLAHESQIPNNNDYYTTHIGRQPIVIARNRQGELNAFINACSHRGAMLCRHKRGNKATYTCPFHGWTFNNSGKLLKVKDPDQAGYPECFNKEGSHDLKKVAKFANYRGFLFGSLNADVLPIEQFLGDAARIIDMIVDQSADGLEVLRGSSTYTFAGNWKLQAENGADGYHVSAVHWNYAATTSQRKQQNEREDKIRAMDAGNWGKQGGGFYAFDHGHMLLWSRWANPEDRPNFARRDEFAERCGAATADWMIQNSRNLCLYPNVYLMDQFGSQIRLLRPLSVDRTEVTIYCIAPKGESDEARARRIRQYEDFFNVSGMATPDDLEEFRACQQGYAGQALPWNDMCRGATHWIEGADDAAKQIGLHPVMSGLRTEDEGLYTIQHRYWLETMKRAVGDAA; this comes from the coding sequence ATGATCCCGATCCATCTGGATACCGGGGCGGGCCCCGCTCGTCCTCAAACGCCGCCACACAGCGTGGAGAGCCTCGATCGCTTCCTCGTCGAGGACAAGGCCACCGGCGACTATCGGCTGCATCGCGCGGCCTTCACCGACGAAGCGCTGTTCGAACTCGAGATGAAGCATATCTTCGAGGGCAACTGGATCTATCTGGCGCACGAGAGCCAGATTCCGAACAACAACGACTACTACACCACGCATATCGGCCGCCAGCCGATCGTGATCGCACGCAACCGCCAGGGCGAGCTCAACGCATTCATCAATGCGTGCAGCCATCGCGGCGCGATGCTGTGCCGGCACAAGCGCGGCAACAAGGCCACCTATACGTGCCCGTTCCACGGCTGGACCTTCAACAACAGCGGCAAGCTGCTGAAGGTGAAGGACCCCGACCAGGCCGGCTATCCCGAATGCTTCAACAAGGAAGGTTCGCACGACCTCAAGAAGGTGGCGAAGTTTGCCAACTATCGCGGCTTCCTGTTCGGCAGCCTCAATGCAGACGTGCTGCCGATCGAGCAGTTCCTCGGCGATGCCGCGCGCATCATCGACATGATCGTCGATCAGTCCGCCGATGGCCTCGAAGTGCTGCGCGGTTCGTCCACGTATACGTTCGCGGGCAACTGGAAGCTGCAGGCCGAGAACGGCGCCGACGGCTATCACGTGTCCGCCGTGCACTGGAACTATGCGGCCACCACCAGCCAGCGCAAGCAGCAGAACGAGCGCGAGGACAAGATCCGCGCGATGGACGCCGGCAACTGGGGCAAGCAAGGCGGCGGCTTCTATGCGTTCGACCATGGCCATATGCTGCTGTGGTCGCGCTGGGCGAATCCCGAGGATCGTCCCAACTTCGCGCGACGCGACGAGTTCGCCGAACGCTGCGGTGCCGCGACCGCGGACTGGATGATCCAGAACTCGCGCAATCTCTGCCTGTATCCCAACGTCTACCTCATGGACCAGTTCGGCTCGCAGATCCGGCTGCTGCGTCCGCTGTCCGTCGATCGCACCGAGGTGACCATCTACTGCATTGCGCCGAAGGGCGAGTCCGACGAGGCGCGCGCGCGCCGCATTCGCCAGTACGAGGACTTCTTCAACGTCAGCGGCATGGCGACCCCGGACGATCTGGAGGAGTTTCGCGCCTGCCAGCAGGGTTATGCAGGACAGGCGCTGCCGTGGAACGATATGTGCCGCGGGGCCACGCACTGGATCGAGGGCGCCGACGACGCCGCGAAGCAGATCGGGCTCCATCCCGTGATGAGCGGACTGCGGACGGAGGACGAAGGCCTCTATACGATCCAGCATCGCTACTGGCTCGAGACGATGAAACGGGCGGTGGGAGACGCAGCATGA
- the benB gene encoding benzoate 1,2-dioxygenase small subunit produces MSAAAIQIHDVSAFLYRESRLLDDEQWDDWLTCYHPEARFWMPCWDDDGQLVADPEREISLIFYPNRQGLEDRVFRIKTERSSATIPDTRTSHNLSNIEIEKIDGQTATVRFNWHTLAHRYQTNFSYFGMSRYVIDFSGETPRILDKYVVLKNDYIHQVIDIYHI; encoded by the coding sequence ATGAGCGCCGCCGCCATCCAGATCCACGACGTATCGGCGTTCCTCTACCGCGAATCGCGCCTGCTCGACGACGAGCAATGGGACGACTGGCTGACCTGCTACCACCCCGAAGCACGCTTCTGGATGCCCTGCTGGGACGATGACGGGCAGCTCGTGGCCGATCCCGAGCGCGAGATCTCGCTGATCTTTTATCCGAACCGGCAGGGTCTCGAGGACCGCGTGTTCCGCATCAAGACCGAGCGCTCGAGCGCGACGATTCCCGATACGCGCACGAGCCACAACCTCAGCAATATCGAGATCGAGAAGATCGATGGCCAGACCGCCACGGTGCGCTTCAACTGGCACACGCTGGCGCACCGCTACCAGACCAACTTCAGCTACTTCGGCATGTCGCGCTACGTGATCGATTTCTCGGGAGAGACCCCGCGCATCCTGGACAAGTACGTCGTACTCAAGAACGACTACATCCACCAGGTCATCGATATCTATCACATCTGA
- the benC gene encoding benzoate 1,2-dioxygenase electron transfer component BenC, whose protein sequence is MAHTIALQFEDGVTRFISCAENETLADAAYRQKINIPLDCRDGACGTCRGLCESGRYDLPESSYIEDALTAEEAAQGYVLSCQTRPRSDCVIRVPASSIACKTGVSRYEGAIADVAALSDSTIGFAIDLDDPSALSFLPGQYVNVEIPGSGLTRAYSFSSAPGASRAAFVVRNVPQGRMSGYLSAQAQPGQRMTFSGPYGSFYLRPATRPVLFLAGGTGIAPFLSMLGVLSAQGSEHPVRMVYGVTHDIDLVATDRLDAAAQAVGGFSYRTCVADAGSGHARKGYVTAHIEPEWLNDGDVDIYLCGPVAMVEAVRAWLQDSGITPANFYYEKFSASAEA, encoded by the coding sequence ATGGCACATACCATTGCTCTGCAGTTCGAAGATGGCGTGACGCGCTTTATCTCCTGCGCCGAGAACGAAACGCTGGCCGATGCCGCATATCGCCAGAAGATCAATATCCCGCTCGACTGCCGCGACGGCGCGTGCGGGACCTGTCGCGGGCTCTGCGAGTCCGGCCGCTACGACCTGCCCGAGTCGAGCTATATCGAGGACGCGCTCACAGCCGAGGAGGCCGCGCAGGGCTACGTGCTGTCGTGCCAGACGCGGCCGCGCTCCGATTGCGTGATTCGTGTGCCCGCATCGTCCATTGCATGCAAGACCGGCGTGTCCCGATACGAAGGCGCGATTGCCGATGTGGCGGCGCTCTCGGACTCGACGATCGGCTTCGCGATCGACCTCGACGACCCTTCCGCGCTGAGCTTTCTGCCGGGCCAGTATGTCAACGTGGAGATTCCGGGCAGCGGGCTGACGCGCGCCTACTCGTTCAGTTCCGCGCCCGGGGCCTCGCGCGCGGCATTCGTGGTACGCAACGTGCCGCAGGGGCGGATGAGCGGCTACCTGTCCGCGCAGGCGCAGCCGGGACAGCGCATGACGTTCTCGGGGCCCTATGGCAGCTTCTATCTGCGCCCCGCCACGCGACCGGTGCTGTTCCTCGCGGGCGGCACGGGCATCGCGCCATTTCTCTCGATGCTCGGCGTCCTGTCCGCGCAAGGAAGCGAGCATCCGGTGCGCATGGTCTACGGCGTGACGCACGACATCGACCTCGTCGCGACCGATCGCCTCGATGCCGCGGCGCAGGCCGTCGGCGGCTTCAGCTATCGCACCTGCGTGGCCGATGCGGGCAGCGGCCACGCGCGCAAGGGCTATGTGACCGCGCATATCGAGCCCGAGTGGCTCAACGATGGCGACGTCGATATCTACCTGTGCGGCCCGGTCGCGATGGTGGAGGCAGTACGCGCGTGGTTGCAGGATTCGGGGATCACGCCGGCCAATTTCTACTACGAGAAGTTCTCGGCGAGCGCGGAGGCATGA
- a CDS encoding LysR family transcriptional regulator — protein MNWDDTRIFLALQREGTLRSAARVAGVDQATVGRRLAALEHALGATLFLRTSEGYVLTPAGENVLRSAEKMEKSANELVRQAQGADTRLAGEVKVTTTDTLALEFVIPAISRLHAEHPNVEVRLNTSTQMLNLARREADIAIRNRKPDNPDLIARRLARWPVGLYASPAYLAERGEPTPGDGFAGHDLVVFQSHPTASLQQTLVGLPTEHGRLAAAVNSSLMLRALIRMGRAIGEVPVPLAERDGLVRIWPGRERNPHYEVWLVTHQDLRHTARIRAMIDKITEAFDARL, from the coding sequence GTGAACTGGGACGACACTCGAATCTTTCTGGCGCTCCAGCGCGAGGGAACGCTGCGTAGCGCGGCGCGCGTGGCCGGCGTGGATCAGGCCACCGTGGGGCGCCGCCTCGCGGCGCTCGAACACGCGCTGGGCGCCACGCTGTTTCTGCGCACCTCGGAAGGCTACGTGCTGACGCCGGCTGGCGAGAACGTGCTGCGCTCGGCGGAGAAGATGGAGAAGTCGGCCAACGAACTCGTCAGGCAGGCACAGGGCGCCGATACCCGGCTCGCCGGCGAGGTCAAGGTCACGACGACCGATACGCTGGCGCTCGAGTTCGTGATCCCGGCCATCTCGCGCCTGCATGCGGAACATCCGAACGTGGAGGTGCGGCTCAACACCTCGACCCAGATGCTGAACCTCGCGCGCCGCGAGGCCGATATCGCCATCCGCAACCGCAAGCCCGACAACCCCGACCTGATCGCACGCCGTCTCGCGCGCTGGCCGGTCGGGCTCTACGCCTCGCCCGCCTATCTGGCCGAACGCGGCGAGCCCACGCCCGGCGACGGGTTTGCGGGGCACGACCTCGTCGTGTTCCAGTCGCATCCGACGGCAAGCCTCCAGCAAACGCTGGTGGGACTGCCGACCGAGCACGGACGCCTCGCGGCGGCCGTCAACTCGAGCCTGATGCTGCGCGCGCTGATCCGCATGGGCCGCGCGATCGGCGAGGTGCCCGTGCCGCTGGCCGAGCGCGACGGGCTCGTGCGCATCTGGCCCGGACGCGAGCGGAACCCCCACTACGAGGTCTGGCTGGTCACCCACCAGGACCTGCGGCACACCGCCCGCATTCGCGCCATGATCGACAAGATCACCGAAGCCTTCGACGCCCGATTGTAA
- a CDS encoding sulfite exporter TauE/SafE family protein, translating into MEPIFLVFAAGMLGGAMNALAGGGSFVTLPALIAAGVPPVQANASSTVALYPGGLASAWAYRDGLGPVGSVSLRALLVVTLCGGMLGALLLLHTSSVAFTFVLPWLLLVASVALAFGRKIGEALRARVRIHRHAVLSIQFALGIYGGYFGGAVGIMMMAMWGLLESREIKHLNAPRTLLVSAANTVAVAAFIAAQAVQWPETLSMLVGAAIGGYGGARLGRRAPAAAVRVVTLIATSLITLMFFIKVYGPRLSH; encoded by the coding sequence ATGGAACCGATTTTCTTGGTATTTGCGGCGGGAATGCTGGGTGGCGCGATGAATGCGCTGGCCGGTGGCGGCTCGTTCGTGACGCTGCCCGCGCTGATCGCGGCGGGCGTCCCCCCGGTTCAGGCGAATGCTTCGAGCACCGTCGCGCTTTATCCGGGCGGCCTCGCCAGCGCGTGGGCCTATCGCGACGGACTGGGTCCGGTGGGATCGGTCTCCCTGCGCGCCTTGCTGGTCGTCACGCTGTGCGGGGGCATGCTGGGCGCGTTGCTGCTGCTGCATACCTCGTCGGTCGCCTTCACGTTCGTGCTGCCCTGGCTGCTGCTGGTCGCCTCGGTCGCGCTCGCGTTCGGCCGGAAGATCGGCGAAGCGCTGCGGGCCCGTGTGCGCATCCATCGGCATGCCGTGCTGTCCATCCAGTTCGCGCTTGGCATCTATGGCGGCTATTTCGGCGGGGCTGTGGGGATCATGATGATGGCGATGTGGGGCCTGCTGGAGAGCCGCGAGATCAAGCATCTGAACGCGCCGCGCACGCTGCTCGTCAGCGCGGCCAACACGGTGGCGGTGGCCGCGTTTATCGCGGCGCAGGCGGTGCAGTGGCCCGAGACGCTGTCCATGCTGGTCGGCGCGGCCATCGGCGGCTATGGCGGCGCGCGTCTCGGCAGGCGCGCGCCGGCCGCAGCGGTGCGCGTCGTCACGCTGATCGCCACGAGCCTGATCACGCTGATGTTCTTCATCAAGGTCTACGGACCGCGACTGTCTCACTGA
- a CDS encoding NAD(P)H-quinone oxidoreductase: MKAVLFPSFGDADVLQLGDAPVPELRPSDLLVRVHAAGVNRADLTHRKGGYGRADFGDSALMGLEIAGEVIAVGAEAQGYRVGDRVMGVVGGGAYAEIARIDWRMAMPIPAGLDYVHAAAIPEVFVTAHEALLHLGRLTRGGAVLVHAGASGVGSAAIQLARATGATVFATADAAKHDRVVQFGADHVIDYRNEDFAAVIAEKTGKRGVDAVIDFIGAPYFAKNIASLAHGGRLVQVGLLGGGGEVGIRLEDILYRHLQIIGTVMKSRTQAEKHAMTQRFREHWLIRFDTDAGLLPIVDSTFPLSRAADAHRRMESSANVGKIILTIGGED, encoded by the coding sequence ATGAAAGCCGTTCTCTTCCCCTCGTTCGGCGATGCCGATGTGCTGCAACTGGGCGATGCGCCCGTACCGGAACTGCGCCCGAGCGACCTGCTCGTGCGCGTCCACGCGGCGGGCGTCAACCGCGCCGACCTGACCCACCGCAAGGGTGGCTACGGCCGCGCGGACTTCGGCGACTCGGCCCTCATGGGCCTGGAGATCGCCGGCGAGGTCATCGCGGTCGGTGCCGAGGCGCAGGGCTACCGCGTGGGAGACCGCGTGATGGGCGTGGTCGGCGGCGGTGCCTATGCGGAAATCGCGCGCATCGACTGGCGCATGGCCATGCCCATTCCGGCCGGCCTCGACTATGTCCACGCAGCGGCCATTCCCGAGGTCTTCGTGACCGCCCATGAAGCGCTGCTCCATCTCGGCCGCCTGACGCGGGGCGGCGCCGTACTCGTGCATGCGGGTGCGAGCGGTGTCGGCTCCGCCGCCATCCAGCTGGCCCGCGCAACGGGCGCGACGGTGTTTGCGACCGCGGATGCGGCCAAGCACGACCGCGTCGTGCAGTTCGGTGCCGATCATGTCATCGACTATCGCAACGAGGATTTCGCGGCGGTCATCGCGGAGAAGACCGGCAAGCGCGGCGTGGACGCCGTCATCGACTTTATCGGCGCGCCGTACTTCGCGAAGAACATCGCGTCGCTGGCCCATGGCGGCCGCCTCGTTCAGGTTGGACTGCTCGGGGGCGGCGGGGAGGTCGGCATCAGGCTGGAAGACATCCTCTACCGCCATCTGCAGATCATCGGCACGGTCATGAAGTCCCGCACACAGGCCGAGAAGCACGCGATGACGCAACGCTTCCGTGAACACTGGCTCATCCGGTTCGATACGGATGCGGGCCTGCTGCCGATCGTCGACAGCACGTTTCCGCTATCGCGCGCGGCGGACGCGCATCGCCGCATGGAATCGTCCGCCAACGTCGGCAAGATCATTCTTACGATCGGCGGCGAAGACTAA
- a CDS encoding LysR family transcriptional regulator, protein MRFDLTDMRLFLTVVETGSITRGARAMHLALASASERIAGMEAALGTPLLDRNRRGVSTTAAGDALVRHAREILGRVEQMRGELRTFATGLKGRIRLLANTAALGVFLPPRLCRFLTENPDLSVDIEERTSVDIVRALADRRGDLGIVADTADLGALQTHVVARDQLVVMTSRAHPMASLDSVAFADVLDQPIVGMADSALETYLGERASRLGGQFNFRVQLRTVHDVAMHVEAGIGVSLLSEALARSVTRDVAILPLSESWGARRLILCARDFSKLSPHAVLLARELMAPTV, encoded by the coding sequence ATGCGCTTCGATCTGACCGATATGCGGCTGTTCCTGACGGTCGTGGAGACTGGAAGCATCACGCGGGGCGCGCGGGCCATGCATCTGGCCCTCGCATCGGCCAGCGAGCGCATTGCGGGCATGGAGGCGGCACTGGGCACGCCGCTGCTCGATCGCAACCGGCGCGGCGTCAGTACGACGGCCGCGGGCGATGCGCTCGTCCGGCATGCGCGCGAGATACTGGGCCGGGTCGAGCAGATGCGCGGGGAGTTGCGCACGTTTGCCACCGGGCTCAAAGGTCGTATCCGCCTGCTGGCGAACACTGCGGCGCTCGGCGTATTCCTGCCGCCGCGGTTATGCCGCTTCCTGACGGAGAACCCCGATCTTTCGGTCGATATCGAGGAACGCACGAGTGTCGATATCGTGCGCGCGCTGGCCGATCGGCGCGGCGACCTGGGTATCGTGGCCGATACGGCCGACCTCGGCGCGCTGCAGACGCATGTGGTCGCGCGTGACCAGCTGGTGGTAATGACGAGCCGCGCCCACCCGATGGCGTCGCTGGACAGCGTGGCGTTTGCCGACGTGCTCGATCAGCCTATCGTCGGCATGGCCGATAGCGCGCTCGAGACCTATCTGGGCGAACGCGCGTCGCGCCTCGGGGGGCAATTCAACTTCCGCGTGCAGCTTCGCACGGTGCACGATGTAGCCATGCACGTGGAAGCGGGCATCGGCGTGTCGCTCCTCTCCGAAGCCCTCGCGCGGTCGGTCACCCGCGACGTGGCCATTCTTCCGTTATCGGAATCCTGGGGCGCAC